In Lentibacillus amyloliquefaciens, one DNA window encodes the following:
- a CDS encoding TRAP transporter permease, translating into MANSNLDTNVSQEEMNKQLDELEGSDRTLYGKMAFIVLIVAVAFSLFHLYSAGIDMLPNRQLTAVHLAFALTLIFLIFPYKKNLGQTKIPWYDMVLAILGASTGVYIIMISDVLVGKVGNPNALDTTISFIALLLVLEATRRVVGKPLVILATVFMLYAWLGDMYLPDFLGARAILPDALNHFGFTWNEIAEFMYLSNEGIFGTPLTVSAQYVFIFILFGAFLEVTGAGKMFIDLAMSLVGSFKGGPAKASVISSGMMGSISGSSVANAVTTGTFTIPLMKKTGFRPKVAGGIEVAASSSGQLLPPVMGAAAFIMADFTGISYLEIVKSAAIPALLSYTAILFMVHLEASKNNLVGIPRNELVSPWKILAGRGYLLLPIVAIVILLVMRLTPILASFMAIVGTIAIALFSYRMQQRLGAGFLVALLFTGAAYAAHLLFGLNQYVTFVSIGALMFALIWYAMGKKVAGEKQDKFGWKEFFTALELGAKNALSVVAACAAAGILTGVVTMTGLGPIFSGLILDLANNQIFLVLLFTMIACIIMGLGLPTTATYIVLAAVMAPALIQLDIPVLAAHLFVFYYGILADDTPPINLPAYATAGIAKADPVRTGVQGFKFDMGALLLPFAFVLNPILILQDDTATWIQILLSITTAFIGIIAWSTFIQSYLFTKFGWIERIMAVGAAVVLLNHALWTDLVGVGLFALIIVYQWWKKNRNDKSGMQSVQTNA; encoded by the coding sequence ATGGCGAACTCAAATCTGGATACAAATGTGAGTCAAGAAGAAATGAACAAGCAGCTGGATGAGCTGGAAGGCAGTGACAGAACACTATATGGCAAAATGGCGTTCATTGTATTAATTGTTGCTGTTGCATTTTCATTATTTCACCTGTATTCAGCCGGTATCGACATGCTGCCGAATCGTCAGCTGACAGCAGTGCATCTGGCCTTTGCCTTAACCCTCATTTTTTTAATCTTTCCATATAAAAAGAACCTCGGGCAAACGAAAATTCCCTGGTATGATATGGTACTGGCAATCCTTGGGGCATCAACCGGCGTTTATATTATCATGATATCTGACGTTCTTGTTGGCAAAGTCGGTAATCCGAATGCGTTGGATACCACGATATCTTTCATTGCATTGTTGCTGGTCCTCGAAGCAACACGTCGAGTGGTCGGAAAACCGCTTGTCATACTGGCAACGGTTTTCATGCTGTACGCATGGCTCGGTGATATGTATTTGCCGGACTTTCTTGGTGCACGGGCGATCTTGCCGGATGCGCTGAACCACTTTGGCTTTACATGGAATGAAATCGCCGAGTTTATGTATTTGTCCAATGAGGGTATATTCGGAACACCACTGACTGTTTCAGCACAATATGTTTTTATTTTTATTTTATTTGGCGCTTTTCTGGAGGTGACCGGGGCAGGTAAAATGTTTATTGATCTGGCCATGTCACTTGTCGGTTCGTTTAAAGGCGGACCGGCCAAAGCATCCGTTATTTCATCCGGTATGATGGGCTCAATATCAGGCAGTTCGGTAGCCAATGCGGTTACCACAGGCACGTTCACCATACCGCTGATGAAAAAGACAGGATTCAGGCCAAAGGTTGCCGGCGGTATTGAAGTAGCTGCTTCCTCAAGCGGGCAGCTGCTGCCGCCTGTCATGGGTGCTGCTGCCTTTATCATGGCCGACTTCACCGGTATATCTTATCTGGAAATCGTTAAATCGGCAGCGATTCCGGCATTGCTAAGCTATACAGCCATTTTGTTCATGGTACATCTGGAAGCGAGCAAGAATAATTTAGTCGGCATCCCGCGAAATGAGCTCGTATCGCCATGGAAAATCTTAGCTGGCCGTGGTTATTTGTTGCTGCCGATCGTAGCAATTGTCATACTGCTTGTCATGCGGCTGACACCGATATTGGCATCATTTATGGCGATTGTCGGTACAATTGCGATTGCTCTATTTTCTTATCGGATGCAGCAGCGTTTGGGTGCCGGTTTTCTCGTTGCGCTTCTGTTCACAGGTGCAGCCTATGCAGCACATTTACTATTCGGCTTAAATCAGTACGTTACATTTGTCTCCATTGGTGCCTTGATGTTTGCGCTCATCTGGTATGCGATGGGTAAAAAAGTTGCTGGTGAAAAACAGGATAAATTTGGATGGAAAGAGTTTTTTACGGCGCTTGAGCTTGGGGCAAAAAATGCGCTAAGCGTGGTTGCGGCATGTGCGGCTGCCGGAATTCTGACAGGTGTTGTGACAATGACAGGACTGGGGCCGATATTCTCCGGTTTGATTTTGGATTTGGCAAACAACCAGATTTTCCTTGTCCTGCTGTTCACGATGATTGCGTGTATCATCATGGGCCTCGGTCTGCCGACAACTGCAACCTACATTGTACTTGCAGCTGTCATGGCTCCGGCTTTGATACAGCTGGATATCCCGGTATTGGCAGCTCATCTCTTCGTATTTTATTATGGAATCCTTGCCGATGATACACCGCCGATTAACTTGCCGGCATACGCGACAGCGGGTATTGCCAAAGCAGATCCGGTGCGTACCGGTGTGCAAGGTTTTAAATTTGATATGGGGGCATTGCTTCTGCCGTTTGCGTTTGTGCTTAATCCGATTTTGATTTTGCAGGACGATACAGCAACGTGGATTCAGATTCTGTTAAGTATTACCACAGCGTTTATCGGCATTATTGCCTGGTCTACGTTTATTCAAAGCTACCTGTTCACCAAATTTGGCTGGATTGAGCGGATAATGGCTGTAGGGGCGGCGGTTGTTTTGCTTAATCATGCACTATGGACAGACTTGGTCGGTGTTGGACTATTCGCTCTGATTATTGTCTATCAATGGTGGAAAAAGAACAGAAATGATAAATCCGGCATGCAATCGGTTCAGACGAACGCATGA
- a CDS encoding DUF1850 domain-containing protein: MTASSERRPSLHKHRLAVLLIGLIIFIGIYLLMKDVHVMYATADNDDVLIAERINADTTFSSRYLHSVAKCLIIEKYEVSEDYEMVLMESWNCSFGAGIETKPPPGATDRMEDGYYVIDNIDQTFQEILLHPVSIAEQKLTIDGHTWNISRKPFEGRTFSLEIEKQNWFVFLIEKLS; the protein is encoded by the coding sequence ATGACAGCTTCTTCTGAAAGGCGGCCAAGCCTGCATAAACACAGGCTTGCCGTACTATTAATCGGTTTAATAATTTTTATCGGTATTTATTTGCTTATGAAAGATGTACATGTCATGTACGCAACGGCGGATAATGATGATGTATTGATTGCTGAGCGGATAAATGCCGATACAACTTTTTCATCACGTTATCTCCATTCAGTGGCCAAGTGTCTCATTATAGAAAAATATGAAGTGAGCGAGGACTATGAGATGGTCTTGATGGAAAGCTGGAATTGCAGCTTCGGAGCCGGTATTGAAACAAAACCTCCGCCAGGGGCAACTGATCGCATGGAGGACGGCTATTACGTGATTGATAATATCGACCAGACATTCCAGGAGATTTTGTTACATCCCGTAAGTATTGCAGAACAAAAACTGACGATAGACGGACATACCTGGAATATCTCGCGTAAACCATTTGAGGGAAGAACGTTTTCACTTGAGATTGAGAAGCAAAATTGGTTTGTCTTTTTAATCGAAAAACTATCATGA
- a CDS encoding TAXI family TRAP transporter solute-binding subunit codes for MRSLKLAGLLLIVMLFALAGCGSAQDDGGGSDDSGSSDNGGDDASSSEEVRVTLGTGGTSGTYYPLGVAMTEQIFSNVEGVSQSRAVSTGASVTNAQELAEGKYDAVLIQNDIAYYAANGETLGDFEGNTVDNMAGMTSLYPEDIQVVTTADSDIESLEDLEGKTVAVGDQGSGTEANANQVLGAAGLTYDDLTAEYMGFGDASQGLQNGTLDAAFIVGGAPTSAIQELGASKDVKVLSLSDEVISNLTSEYSYYTEKTISADTYADYGQEEEIKTVAVMAILVVDSELPEDAVYNMTKSMFENKDALEAAHARGSDITLEGATDGMSIDLHPGAARYYEEEGVSVE; via the coding sequence ATGAGAAGTCTTAAACTCGCAGGTTTGTTGCTTATCGTTATGCTGTTTGCACTAGCAGGCTGCGGCAGTGCCCAGGATGACGGCGGCGGAAGTGATGACAGCGGCAGCAGTGATAACGGCGGCGATGATGCATCATCATCTGAAGAGGTTCGCGTCACACTGGGAACCGGGGGCACGAGTGGTACCTATTATCCGCTTGGTGTAGCGATGACTGAGCAGATTTTCTCAAATGTAGAAGGGGTTTCACAGTCCAGAGCTGTTTCAACCGGGGCATCAGTAACAAACGCCCAGGAGCTGGCTGAAGGAAAATACGACGCTGTTCTGATTCAAAATGATATTGCTTATTATGCCGCGAATGGAGAGACGCTCGGAGATTTTGAAGGGAATACGGTTGATAATATGGCCGGCATGACCTCGCTTTACCCTGAAGATATCCAAGTGGTCACAACAGCTGACAGCGATATTGAATCACTTGAAGATTTGGAAGGCAAAACCGTGGCTGTCGGTGACCAGGGCAGTGGAACCGAAGCAAACGCCAATCAAGTATTGGGAGCAGCAGGGCTCACGTATGATGACCTGACAGCTGAATATATGGGCTTTGGTGATGCTTCTCAGGGCTTGCAGAATGGTACACTTGATGCAGCGTTTATCGTTGGCGGTGCACCAACAAGCGCGATTCAGGAATTAGGTGCCAGTAAAGATGTCAAGGTCCTTTCACTTTCCGACGAAGTCATCAGCAATTTGACTTCGGAATATTCGTATTACACCGAAAAAACAATTTCTGCTGACACGTATGCAGATTACGGTCAGGAAGAAGAGATTAAGACAGTAGCTGTTATGGCAATCCTTGTTGTGGATTCGGAACTGCCGGAAGACGCGGTGTATAACATGACAAAATCCATGTTTGAAAACAAAGACGCACTGGAAGCAGCGCATGCCCGCGGTTCGGATATCACTTTAGAAGGTGCAACAGATGGTATGTCCATTGACCTTCACCCGGGTGCAGCCAGGTATTATGAAGAAGAAGGTGTCTCTGTCGAGTAA